TGACTCATTGTTCTCATTTTATGCATTGTTTAGCACAACATGTCTCCCATTTTTCGGGGCAGGCTCACAACAAAATACTCTTTCCCTTGAAGACATCATTAGAAGCCAATTCCGTATTTCATAACTTTCTATCGACCTCTAGATTCTCCTCACAGTAAGCTTTCAGCTCTTCTTGGAACGCCTGTCGTTTGGGTTCATCGAGCAGTGCGGCTGAGAATCCGTTACAAGCGATTTGCGCGAGCTCCTCAAGCGAGAAGCCTAGGTCCTGGTGAAGCGCGAAATACTCTTCACTCAGGCGATTGCCAAAAAAGAAGGGGTCGTCGGAATTGATGGTCACCGAAACACCGGCATCAAAGAGTTGGCGAATGGGATGTGCGGTCATGGAGGTGACACCATCGACTGCCAGTTTGACGTTACTTATGGGGCAAACATCCAGGGTAATATTTTTCTCAACGAGACGCTGGACGGTAGCAGGGTTTTCAATCGAGCGAACGCCGTGCTCGATTCGTTGAGCTTTAAGATCATCCAGGATAAGATCTACAAAACCTGCACCCATAAATTCTCCGGCATGGGCTTTGGTAAATTTTCCAGCTTGCCGGGCACGCTCCCAGACATCGGCCGTCCAGGGTTCTACTGGTATGTATTCGGGGCCATGCAGATCGATACCGTCCAGGCCCTCCCAGGTAAGACATTCTTCAATGAGTTCCCTGCCCGCTTCCTTGTAATCGTCGTGACACATACCGGCAAAAATCCTTAACTCCAGATCAGGCGGCGCGGCGCTGCGAATAGCATCCAACAACGTGGGTCCTTTGTCTTCCATGAATAACAATACCGGCAGATGGAAACTGGTTTCAACGTAGCGGCAACCCTGAGCGGCACAATTGCCAAGAACGATTTTGGCGGCTTCGCCATATCGTTGGGCCGAGGTGAAGAAGGTGGAACAGTAATCTTCATACAGGTGCATAAACTGGTCGAAACTGTCATAACGAAAATCATCATCCCAAAAGGCAGGTGGATTCGCGTACTTCACCGGGTCCAATTTCTGTAATAACTCGAAGGGACAGGCACCCTCCATGTGTAGGTGCGTTTCTGTTTTAGGTAGATGGCGAACAAAACGTTCAAGAGCGGGATCAGCGGTGTAAGGCATGAAAATAATCAAGCCAACGCCACCTCAACGGGGCAAGAGTTATGATGTATCCTAATCTTCGGGATGAAATAATACCAACCACTGATCACTTAGAGCAGCAAAGCCGCAACCAATGTTGAGCACGGCCACTGATTGCTCAGATGTTGTAGTAGATTCCTAACCACGAATGGACGAATTAGAAGGTAGGGAACGATCGCTGAGCGGTCCGATATGTTGAACGGTTGGTTCGTGCATTTTTAAAATATTTGGACCTACAAGCTAACGGAGGGAACGGAGGGGAAAATTGCCATACAACTCTGTTTCCTCGGTTGCCTCCTGTCTTAGCCTGAGCAATGTCGAATGGTTCAAAGCATTTTTCTAAACGACGGAAAAAAGATACAGATTTTAACCACCAGTCTACGGCAAGGCTGGGATGATTTTCACTGATGAGAAACAACCAAACTATTCGTCCATTCGTGGTTAGTTATTACTTTTCAAAGGGAGCCTGTTTTCAGTGTTTCGCGTAATTCAGTGCTTTTCGTAGTTAAACTTTTGTTCTTCGAATTTATTTTAATACCAGAATCAATATCAATAACTACGAAAGGCGCTAAAAAACGCTAAAACATAAGAGCAAATCAATGCTTGCTGAAGGAGCCGTAATCTTTCTTTCGCGTTATTTTGCGTGTTTCGTAGTTTCTTTTTCGCTCCTGGTAAGTCAGAGCAATCAGCGGTTCATAAGATCACGCCTCGGTAGTTCAACTTACTTCGTTGGTCCACTAAATCTGTATAAGGGTCAAGCGTCCTGCCAGTTCGTTTTTGAAGAGTATCCACAGTCAAATAAATTGTTTTTCATTATTTGGACTATTGGGGTCACTGTAAATATCCAGGCAGGAGGCCTGGGCTACTTTATTTCAAAGTCGCCGAGTCTACGGAAGGGGCCTCAATATTTCTTCAATAAAGAACGAATGATTATCGTTTGCATGCTAACGAATTTCTAGCTACACCCCACTTCATGATTCGTATATTTCTTATTTCTCTACTCCTCACTCTCCCGTGCTTCTTGTCCGCTCAGGACCTCGTTTTTGCCGAAGGTTCAGAATGGGAAATAGTATCCGACGATCATCAGTTTGCGGAAGGTATGGCCTGGGATTCAAATGGTCATTTCCTTTTCACCGACGTTCCGCGAAACCAGTTGTTCCGGGTCGATAAAAACACAGGTGAGAAAACCTTAATAGATGGAGAGACGGGACGCGCAAACGGGATAGCGGTAGGTCCCGATGGAAGGCTTTATGGTTGTGCGAGTGGCAACAATGCCATCAACGCCTGGGACCTTAAAACCGGCAAAAAAACGGCGGTGAATTCAGGGACGCCTTCCAACGACATCGCGATTCTCAAAAACGGAACCATCTTTTATACCGACCCCAATTCAAAGTTGGTCTGGCGACTTGCCGCCGGATCGTTCGAGCGAAACCAGGCAGCGACCCTGCCCTGGAAACCCAATGGTATCGCTCTTTCACTGGATCAAAAAACGTTACTGGTTGCGGAATTTGATTCAGACACGATTCACGGTTTTCCAATCGGTGAAGATTCCCGACTGACTGGAACAAGCTTTCCCGCCTACCGGCTCGGGATGCCATCCGACAAGCTGGGGAGACTCGACGGCATGGTGGTTCTGCCGGATGGGAGATTACTCAGCGGAACCAACCTGGGAACTCAAATCGCCTCCCCGGTCTATGCCGGTTCAGGTGCAGCTCCACTCATTATTATTCCATCGCCCGAAGGAAGGCCCCGCTGTAACTACGTGCGGATTAGTCCAGACAATCAGTGGATGTATACGGCTTACGCCAAAGATGTCCTTCGCCGAAAATTGAAGCCTGGGTTTGGACAACCTTAGAGCAAACTAAACTTATTCGGTTGGCGAAAATGGTAGGGCGGTTTGTACAGGCCTAAACCGCCGTTTCCGCGACAGCTCGCTCCTGCTACGCTCATCCGAGCTTCGCCGGACAAGTCGGCGATGAGTCCAGCGAAGTTTTCAAACGAAGCTGAATCGAACCCTATCTAAATCAGAATAGTAGCGACTACTCATAATGCTCTAATGGACGGAAGGGTTCCTATTCTACCACCACACGAAAGAAAATGGGAGCGGCGGGAGCATTAGCAAAGGTGAGCATATTGGTGCCGCTCATATCGAGCTCGTCCCATTGTTTAAGATCGGTGCTGGATTGAACGGTATCATTATCGACACCAAACTCCGACAAGTTCTCCCAGGTCAGATTTATGCTCCCGTCTGGATTGTAGACAAAACTGGTAAGCTCAAACTCGGGCGGAAGTGGAATGGGTTCGAGTACGCGATAATCGGCCGGCCCATGCAAACGTGCACCCGTTGGATCAATCAGCTCAATACGTCTGGTAAAAGCCGTAGTTGGAATCCACAGACGTTGATCAGTCCACACTCCCCCTACCTCGGCCTCGTCGGAACGTTCATCAGCACTCTCGTTGTCCACACCCCCTTGACTCCACTGAGCGTGATCCGCAATGGAAGCGCCATTACCAAAAAAACTCTCGAAATAAAGCTGCATCCCGAAGGGTCCGCGGTCGAAGGGCCCGGCAAAGCCACCACCGCCACCGATGGAAATGAGGTTGATATTATTAGCATCCACCATCGGAGCATTATTATCCCAATAAATAAACAATGAGGCACCTGCTGCGATGGTAACA
The sequence above is a segment of the Verrucomicrobiota bacterium genome. Coding sequences within it:
- a CDS encoding SMP-30/gluconolactonase/LRE family protein, whose protein sequence is MIRIFLISLLLTLPCFLSAQDLVFAEGSEWEIVSDDHQFAEGMAWDSNGHFLFTDVPRNQLFRVDKNTGEKTLIDGETGRANGIAVGPDGRLYGCASGNNAINAWDLKTGKKTAVNSGTPSNDIAILKNGTIFYTDPNSKLVWRLAAGSFERNQAATLPWKPNGIALSLDQKTLLVAEFDSDTIHGFPIGEDSRLTGTSFPAYRLGMPSDKLGRLDGMVVLPDGRLLSGTNLGTQIASPVYAGSGAAPLIIIPSPEGRPRCNYVRISPDNQWMYTAYAKDVLRRKLKPGFGQP
- a CDS encoding adenosine deaminase; the protein is MPYTADPALERFVRHLPKTETHLHMEGACPFELLQKLDPVKYANPPAFWDDDFRYDSFDQFMHLYEDYCSTFFTSAQRYGEAAKIVLGNCAAQGCRYVETSFHLPVLLFMEDKGPTLLDAIRSAAPPDLELRIFAGMCHDDYKEAGRELIEECLTWEGLDGIDLHGPEYIPVEPWTADVWERARQAGKFTKAHAGEFMGAGFVDLILDDLKAQRIEHGVRSIENPATVQRLVEKNITLDVCPISNVKLAVDGVTSMTAHPIRQLFDAGVSVTINSDDPFFFGNRLSEEYFALHQDLGFSLEELAQIACNGFSAALLDEPKRQAFQEELKAYCEENLEVDRKL